The Haloplanus sp. CK5-1 genome contains a region encoding:
- a CDS encoding alanine--glyoxylate aminotransferase family protein, which translates to MTTEREYTGDYPDKTLYIPGPTEVRDDVIDAMAEPMFGHRMDRMTDLYTTIVEDTKEFLGTDNDVVVLTASGTEFWEASTLNLVDEHILCTTCGNFGERHAKVADRLGKDVDRLAYEWGTAVKPEDVRGRLEGSDTEYDVVTCVMNESSTGVRNPIEEIGDVVAEYPDTRFVVDAVSALGGDYVDIDAHGIDVIFASTQKAFAMPPGLAVCVVSEDAYDQELESDAASWYGGFQRTLDYYDRKGQTHSTPAIPIMLAYRQQMKHMLEEGHEERDRRHREMAEYTREWAREYFDVYPEEGYESQTVACIENTRGIDVAETIETVSDRHDMVFSNGYGDIAEETFRIGHMGEHTVESIETLTDAIEDAAGL; encoded by the coding sequence ATGACGACTGAACGTGAGTACACGGGCGACTACCCCGACAAGACGCTGTACATCCCGGGTCCGACCGAGGTTCGCGACGACGTCATCGACGCGATGGCCGAACCGATGTTCGGACACCGCATGGATCGGATGACGGACCTCTACACGACCATCGTCGAGGACACGAAAGAGTTCCTCGGCACCGACAACGACGTGGTCGTCCTCACGGCGTCCGGGACGGAGTTCTGGGAGGCTTCGACGCTCAACCTCGTCGACGAGCACATCCTCTGTACCACCTGTGGCAACTTCGGCGAGCGCCACGCGAAGGTGGCCGATCGACTGGGGAAAGACGTCGACCGACTGGCGTACGAGTGGGGGACGGCGGTCAAACCCGAGGACGTGCGCGGGCGACTCGAGGGCAGCGACACGGAGTACGACGTCGTCACCTGCGTCATGAACGAGAGTTCGACGGGGGTTCGCAACCCGATCGAGGAGATCGGCGACGTCGTCGCCGAGTATCCGGACACCCGATTCGTCGTCGACGCGGTGTCCGCCCTCGGCGGTGACTACGTCGACATCGACGCCCACGGGATCGACGTCATCTTCGCGTCGACGCAGAAGGCCTTCGCGATGCCGCCCGGACTGGCCGTCTGTGTCGTCAGCGAGGACGCCTACGACCAGGAACTCGAGAGCGACGCCGCGTCTTGGTACGGCGGTTTCCAGCGGACGCTCGACTACTACGATCGGAAGGGACAGACCCACTCCACGCCGGCCATCCCGATCATGCTGGCGTACCGCCAGCAGATGAAACACATGCTCGAGGAGGGCCACGAGGAACGCGACCGGCGCCACCGCGAGATGGCCGAGTACACCCGCGAGTGGGCACGCGAGTACTTCGACGTCTACCCCGAGGAGGGGTACGAGTCCCAGACGGTGGCCTGCATCGAGAACACGCGAGGCATCGACGTCGCCGAGACCATCGAGACCGTCTCGGACCGTCACGACATGGTGTTCTCGAACGGCTATGGCGATATCGCCGAGGAGACGTTCCGCATCGGCCACATGGGCGAACACACCGTCGAGAGCATCGAGACGCTGACGGACGCCATCGAGGACGCGGCGGGGCTATAG
- a CDS encoding ABC transporter permease subunit translates to MTWSAVARKDFEDAVRSRWVAGLSVLFVLLVAAAAYLVRPAPGESFSSNAVLNSIFIRDALVTTLVPLIALIVAYNAVVGERESGSLKLLLSLPHSRADVVFGKVIGRSGAIAAPIAVGFLLPALVFLVVPSVNFDAASYLGYTLLTAILGVAFVSIAVGFSTAASSSRRAIAGAVGIYFLFVPLWGAVQFPLRFYFGAGGAPSWLPLTGQEVLRMLRLINPTGSFKIVSNAFLQGALYTDGDVNMQVSATLMLLVWILVPPLLGLLWFREADL, encoded by the coding sequence ATGACGTGGAGCGCTGTCGCGCGCAAGGACTTCGAGGACGCGGTTCGGTCGCGGTGGGTCGCGGGACTGTCGGTGTTGTTCGTCCTGCTGGTGGCGGCCGCGGCCTACCTGGTTCGGCCGGCTCCGGGCGAGTCGTTCAGCTCGAACGCGGTGCTCAACTCCATCTTCATCCGCGACGCCCTCGTGACGACGCTCGTGCCGCTGATCGCGCTGATCGTCGCCTACAACGCCGTCGTCGGCGAGCGCGAGTCGGGGTCGCTGAAGCTCCTGCTCTCGCTCCCTCACTCGCGAGCCGACGTCGTGTTCGGCAAGGTGATCGGTCGGTCGGGTGCCATCGCTGCGCCCATCGCCGTCGGCTTCCTCCTGCCGGCACTGGTCTTTCTCGTCGTCCCGTCCGTGAACTTCGACGCGGCGTCCTATCTCGGATACACGCTGTTGACGGCCATCCTGGGCGTCGCCTTCGTCAGCATCGCCGTCGGCTTCTCGACGGCGGCGTCGTCGAGTCGGCGGGCCATCGCCGGCGCGGTCGGTATCTACTTCCTCTTCGTCCCGCTGTGGGGGGCGGTCCAGTTCCCGCTTCGTTTCTACTTCGGGGCCGGCGGCGCACCGTCGTGGCTCCCGCTCACCGGACAGGAAGTGCTGCGGATGCTCAGGCTGATCAACCCCACCGGCTCGTTCAAAATCGTCTCCAACGCCTTCCTGCAGGGGGCGCTGTACACGGACGGCGACGTGAACATGCAGGTGTCGGCGACGCTCATGCTCCTCGTGTGGATCCTCGTCCCGCCGCTGTTGGGGCTCCTGTGGTTCCGTGAGGCGGATCTATAG
- a CDS encoding ABC transporter ATP-binding protein codes for MAAIELDGVTKRFGDVTAVSDLDLTVPEGEVFGFLGPNGAGKSTTINMLLDFVRPSAGEVRVLGLDAERNSVAVRRRTGVLPEGYDVYDRLTGRKHVEFAMRSKEVDADPDALLERVGIADAADRAAGGYSKGMRQRLVLGMALVGDPDLLILDEPSSGLDPGGAREMRDIVRAEADRGATVFFSSHVLGQVEAVCDRVGILRAGELVAEDSIEGLREAVDGGETLSVTVDAASEDDLAAVRALDGVSAASTDGGTVTVSCEADAKTAVIGALEEADVTVKDFQTEETSLEDLFIAYTEGEEVSV; via the coding sequence ATGGCCGCAATCGAACTCGACGGCGTGACCAAACGGTTCGGCGACGTCACGGCCGTCTCCGACCTCGACCTCACGGTCCCCGAGGGCGAGGTGTTCGGCTTCCTCGGCCCGAACGGTGCGGGGAAGTCGACGACCATCAACATGTTGCTCGATTTCGTCCGCCCCAGCGCCGGGGAGGTACGCGTCCTCGGTCTGGACGCGGAGCGAAACAGCGTCGCGGTGCGGCGACGCACCGGCGTGTTGCCCGAGGGGTACGACGTGTACGACCGCCTCACCGGTCGCAAACACGTCGAGTTCGCCATGCGATCCAAGGAGGTCGACGCCGACCCCGACGCGTTGCTGGAACGAGTCGGCATCGCCGACGCCGCCGACCGCGCGGCCGGCGGCTACTCCAAGGGGATGCGCCAGCGACTCGTCCTCGGGATGGCGCTGGTTGGCGACCCCGACCTGCTCATCCTCGACGAACCCTCCTCGGGGTTGGACCCCGGCGGCGCGCGCGAGATGCGCGACATCGTCCGCGCCGAGGCCGACCGTGGCGCGACGGTCTTCTTCTCCAGTCACGTCCTCGGGCAGGTCGAGGCCGTCTGTGACCGGGTCGGCATCCTGCGGGCGGGCGAACTCGTCGCCGAGGACAGCATCGAAGGGCTTCGCGAGGCGGTCGACGGCGGCGAGACGCTGTCGGTCACCGTCGACGCCGCGAGCGAGGACGACCTCGCGGCGGTGCGGGCCCTCGACGGCGTGAGCGCGGCGTCGACCGACGGCGGGACGGTCACCGTCTCCTGTGAGGCCGACGCGAAGACGGCGGTCATCGGCGCACTGGAAGAGGCCGACGTGACGGTGAAAGACTTCCAGACCGAGGAGACGTCGCTGGAGGACCTGTTCATCGCCTACACCGAGGGAGAGGAGGTGTCGGTATGA
- a CDS encoding IS630 family transposase (programmed frameshift): protein MDHLDEISVEELQDALDNVDEKKPTQRLLAAIAYKNGVTQTELAEWYDVQRRTIYSWLKRLDTDESLEQAVSDDKRTGRKRKLLELQQEEFEETVHDPPEKVGIDAPAWTPALAQEYLEETYGVEYSLPSCRRLLKEAGLSYQKPRRSAAEADEDEQEAFHDELKKKRREMDATVVCIDQTKKSVQVEPRAAWFPRGTRPSVELSGQRDWTCLLGAITEDGDRFFSRFTEYVTAEHAKHFILALCEEFEDDLIVVLDGAPYFQASAVTDLAARDDLAFVTLPSYSPELNPVEECWRQLQKALSNRFFDSLDELTTAIDTALDKLSVPKVSNYF, encoded by the exons GTGGATCATCTCGACGAGATCTCCGTCGAGGAATTGCAAGACGCTCTCGACAACGTGGACGAAAAGAAGCCGACACAACGGCTCTTAGCGGCAATTGCGTACAAGAATGGTGTAACGCAGACCGAGCTAGCTGAGTGGTACGACGTTCAGCGACGGACCATCTACAGCTGGCTCAAGCGACTCGACACCGACGAGTCGCTTGAGCAAGCCGTGTCTGACGATAAACGAACTGGGAGAAAACGTAAACTTTTAGAATTACAGCAAGAAGAATTCGAGGAAACCGTTCACGATCCACCTGAAAAGGTCGGGATCGACGCGCCGGCGTGGACGCCGGCGCTTGCCCAAGAGTATCTCGAAGAAACGTACGGCGTTGAGTATTCACTCCCGAGTTGTCGGCGGTTGCTGAAAGAAGCGGGATTGAGCTATCAAAAACCACGCCGTTCAGCCGCCGAGGCTGACGAAGACGAGCAAGAAGCGTTCCACGACGAGCTCA AAAAAAAGCGGCGGGAAATGGACGCCACCGTAGTTTGTATTGACCAAACCAAGAAATCCGTGCAAGTTGAGCCGCGTGCCGCGTGGTTTCCGCGCGGCACGCGGCCCTCGGTCGAGCTTTCAGGCCAACGTGATTGGACGTGTCTGCTGGGCGCGATCACCGAGGACGGTGATCGCTTCTTCTCTCGATTTACCGAGTACGTCACGGCCGAACACGCAAAGCATTTCATTTTAGCATTATGTGAAGAATTCGAAGATGACTTGATCGTCGTGTTGGACGGAGCGCCGTATTTCCAGGCGTCGGCCGTCACGGACCTAGCGGCCCGTGACGACCTCGCCTTCGTGACGTTACCCTCGTATTCACCGGAGTTGAATCCAGTCGAAGAATGCTGGAGACAGCTGCAAAAGGCTCTGAGCAACCGCTTTTTTGACTCGCTTGATGAGCTAACAACAGCGATCGACACCGCTCTCGACAAACTCTCTGTTCCTAAAGTAAGCAATTACTTCTAA
- a CDS encoding excalibur calcium-binding domain-containing protein: MRQDSQAEMTMPPQLRKVLLICTVCLLLAGCGGTTNETHTTIAKSPSPQPSVANSSTQVSPTPEPTATPTPSPPPGTNTSTLNNVQTLLNAHYDVLEEHDYVVTYRYQGPDDLREGNVEDATDVTRSGIIASNHTAKQQIIDKEKELPDGTVTNKTEYTEDTITYYRFGAVGPDGSPHDVYYTVTRWENTEFMDRHVTAIPLLTLTQYRLRAYDTFFKSDFTRTNVSTIRNHTYHTYRPVPDSETSGFVRIREDGFIKTIQLRTTIAGESVRLHRTFELGPNAVELPDWKQLAILADRQRSGSSGNADCDDFATQAGAQIYHESNGGDGLDGDGDGRACEHLP, encoded by the coding sequence ATGCGTCAAGACTCTCAAGCTGAAATGACGATGCCGCCGCAGCTTAGGAAGGTGTTGTTGATCTGTACTGTCTGTCTCTTGTTAGCAGGCTGTGGCGGAACTACAAATGAAACTCACACGACAATCGCTAAGAGTCCCTCCCCACAACCATCAGTGGCCAACTCCTCCACACAGGTATCACCAACTCCGGAACCAACAGCGACACCGACTCCTTCGCCCCCACCGGGCACAAACACAAGCACGCTCAATAATGTTCAGACACTATTGAATGCACACTATGACGTACTGGAAGAACACGATTACGTCGTCACGTACCGGTATCAGGGGCCAGATGATTTGAGAGAGGGGAACGTTGAGGATGCAACCGATGTGACTCGATCTGGGATAATAGCGAGTAATCACACGGCAAAACAACAGATTATTGACAAAGAAAAAGAGTTGCCTGATGGGACTGTAACGAACAAGACCGAATACACGGAAGATACAATCACGTATTATCGATTCGGTGCAGTTGGTCCAGATGGGTCACCGCATGATGTCTACTACACGGTTACTCGGTGGGAAAATACTGAGTTTATGGATAGACATGTGACAGCTATCCCGCTGCTAACGCTCACTCAATATCGGCTCCGTGCATACGATACCTTTTTTAAATCAGATTTTACTCGGACGAACGTCTCAACGATTCGGAATCATACGTATCATACATATCGTCCCGTTCCAGACAGTGAGACAAGCGGCTTTGTCCGAATCCGAGAAGACGGATTCATAAAAACAATCCAGCTGCGGACCACAATTGCAGGAGAGTCAGTGAGGCTACATCGGACGTTTGAGTTGGGGCCCAACGCGGTGGAGTTACCGGACTGGAAACAACTGGCTATTTTAGCTGATCGACAACGTTCGGGATCAAGTGGTAATGCTGACTGTGATGACTTTGCCACTCAAGCCGGAGCACAAATCTATCACGAGTCCAACGGGGGGGACGGGTTGGATGGAGATGGGGATGGACGTGCATGTGAGCACTTACCATAA
- a CDS encoding tyrosine-type recombinase/integrase — MTDDYHQSNEWAQQHRQSLTTRHTHEDVLTDREFELLLEACSSLPEPRDLQARFVCLAAGRLGLRAGEIAHFRAEWIDWDRMLLRIPQHEPCECGYCRRQAAQETTHNEQLTQEEAMEARWHPKTVASARSIPIDLSLRLELCLERFTDQYEAFPRSRTTVNRRVTAAAEATDIDGRVYPHCLRATAASYHAYQGVAPVPLQALMGWSDLATAQKYIRISGRATADALRQVHHR, encoded by the coding sequence ATGACGGACGACTATCATCAGTCGAATGAATGGGCACAGCAGCACCGACAATCCTTGACGACGCGGCACACTCACGAGGATGTACTCACGGACCGGGAGTTCGAACTCCTCTTGGAAGCGTGTAGTTCACTGCCGGAACCGCGAGACTTGCAGGCACGATTCGTATGTCTGGCTGCTGGCCGACTCGGACTCCGGGCTGGCGAGATCGCGCACTTCCGAGCAGAGTGGATCGATTGGGATCGGATGCTGCTTCGCATTCCACAACACGAACCCTGCGAGTGCGGCTATTGTCGTCGGCAAGCAGCACAAGAGACGACTCACAATGAGCAACTTACACAGGAAGAAGCGATGGAAGCTCGCTGGCACCCGAAGACGGTTGCTTCTGCCCGGTCGATCCCGATTGATTTGTCGCTCCGGCTGGAGTTGTGTCTGGAGCGATTCACTGACCAGTACGAAGCGTTCCCTCGGTCCCGTACTACTGTCAATAGACGAGTGACAGCTGCCGCCGAGGCAACAGACATCGATGGCCGAGTCTATCCGCATTGTCTCCGTGCGACCGCTGCCAGCTACCACGCCTACCAGGGCGTTGCGCCGGTACCACTTCAAGCGCTCATGGGTTGGAGCGACTTGGCAACAGCGCAGAAGTACATTCGCATCTCCGGGCGAGCCACGGCTGACGCTCTTCGGCAAGTCCACCATCGATGA
- a CDS encoding protein adenylyltransferase SelO encodes MPFSFDTTYKQLDSGLYSRVTPKSIATPEILVRNDELCADLGLEAARLDADVLAGQNRLEEPIAQAYAGHQYGSFTVLGDGRAMILGEHVHDDNRYDIQLKGAGRTPYSGRGDGNATVSSMLREYLYSYAMQNLNIKTSRSLAVVETDEAVERRRTEPGAILVRVMNSHIRYGTFQYVAGKASDKLQRFTDYVIERHYPQLEDTDRTYLEFFDAVMQSSIEMVVDWLRVGFVHGVMNTDNMSIDGETFDYGPCAFMNYYDEEAVFSSIDKHGRYAFGNQRPILRWNLERFAKALQPLCTHSALTYDELEVKLDEFEERFDARYYTMMRKKLGVDSDGTRELVDEFLAWLRESNADYTNTFLELETPGTFDDPVFATAEFEQLRDRVAAVGLDEELMQEANPRYIPRNYLVEEALDEYLETGELSTFEELLTVLANPYTAEDMGSRFQQPPPREFDAEYTTYCNT; translated from the coding sequence ATGCCATTTTCCTTCGACACCACTTACAAACAGTTAGACTCGGGCCTCTATTCGAGAGTAACGCCGAAAAGTATCGCTACTCCCGAGATTTTGGTTCGTAACGACGAATTGTGTGCTGATCTCGGATTGGAGGCAGCGAGGCTCGATGCTGACGTTCTCGCCGGCCAAAACCGCCTGGAAGAGCCAATCGCCCAGGCGTATGCAGGCCACCAGTATGGGAGTTTTACTGTCTTGGGTGATGGGAGAGCGATGATTCTCGGCGAACATGTTCACGATGATAATAGATACGATATTCAACTGAAAGGGGCCGGTCGAACCCCCTACTCCGGACGAGGCGATGGCAACGCAACTGTCAGTTCGATGCTCAGAGAGTATCTGTATTCGTACGCGATGCAGAATCTGAATATCAAAACATCTAGAAGTCTGGCAGTCGTCGAAACTGACGAGGCAGTCGAACGACGACGGACAGAACCCGGCGCCATCCTCGTTCGAGTGATGAACAGCCACATTCGCTACGGGACCTTCCAGTATGTTGCAGGCAAAGCATCTGACAAGCTACAACGATTCACAGACTACGTTATTGAGCGGCACTACCCACAGCTAGAGGATACGGATCGTACATACCTGGAGTTCTTCGATGCAGTCATGCAGTCTTCGATCGAGATGGTCGTTGACTGGCTGCGTGTCGGATTCGTCCACGGCGTCATGAATACGGACAACATGAGCATCGATGGAGAGACATTTGACTACGGACCTTGTGCATTCATGAATTACTACGACGAGGAGGCGGTCTTCAGCTCGATCGATAAGCACGGGCGATATGCATTCGGAAACCAGCGACCCATCCTGCGGTGGAATCTCGAACGGTTCGCGAAGGCACTTCAACCGCTGTGTACACATTCGGCGCTCACGTACGACGAACTCGAAGTCAAGCTAGACGAATTCGAGGAGCGATTCGATGCGCGATACTACACGATGATGCGGAAGAAACTGGGGGTCGACTCAGATGGTACCCGAGAGCTGGTCGATGAATTTCTGGCGTGGCTTCGCGAATCGAACGCAGACTATACCAATACGTTCCTAGAACTAGAGACGCCTGGGACGTTCGACGACCCAGTGTTTGCAACTGCAGAGTTCGAACAGCTTCGGGATAGAGTGGCTGCTGTTGGTCTAGACGAGGAGTTGATGCAGGAAGCCAATCCGCGGTATATTCCCCGCAACTACCTGGTCGAAGAGGCACTGGACGAGTATCTCGAAACTGGGGAGCTATCCACATTCGAGGAGTTACTGACCGTGTTAGCAAACCCCTATACAGCAGAGGATATGGGTTCACGATTTCAACAACCGCCGCCACGAGAGTTCGATGCGGAGTATACAACGTACTGTAATACTTGA
- a CDS encoding transposase has protein sequence MFKENNEYQQEKLFSPVKNLSTSIEEKLQNHWSTHFHQHIFTQIDETKFERLYHDGYSRPNKPVNELVSLEIIKHLLGLSDEELEYAYIFDFRVRNALGKETLGDNICQKTFTNFRRRLMEHEEETGQDLLHEVFEDHRNYFQEEFEIDASTQRMDSTFIEANIKQLSRVDLFAKVLHNFLCDLPEEIVQELPAGIDEFADTDNLELSYQLEPGEIPATMETLAEHTAWLVDRFEDDDEYAELESFAHLQQVLDEQCYRIAELEDDDDEDDSADQRQPGDDSSPDWQPLRTYTSPEESTNTEQNEENTGSSGENADDQSDHVGLKEPDEIDSGTMQNPHDEDATYRSKNGEDYHGYKANVAETCNGENPFRLITAVRVDTNNTDDGDLLDEDVTTLSTETGLRDLLVDGGYTHKEVEKRCRDQEITQHFSGIVGQRPGAEKMSLAAPEWDGTRMVACPAGHEPFDQNHYETGRISGKMEKEFCDECPHRESCFVKEQQKHYSYGFRERRVEIAQRRKRLDDPAEQEFLKLRAGAESLINEMYHKDGEKTKFAGKIKVKNGSIAKAIGRNLKRASGFLESEAKQEKSAG, from the coding sequence GTGTTTAAAGAAAATAACGAGTATCAACAGGAAAAGCTATTTTCGCCTGTAAAGAACCTTTCTACCAGTATTGAAGAGAAATTACAAAATCACTGGTCAACTCATTTTCATCAACATATATTTACTCAGATAGATGAAACAAAGTTCGAGCGGCTATACCACGACGGGTATAGCCGTCCGAACAAGCCCGTCAATGAGCTTGTCTCACTGGAGATTATCAAACACCTGCTTGGTCTCTCTGACGAAGAACTTGAATACGCCTATATCTTCGATTTTCGCGTCAGAAACGCACTTGGGAAAGAAACACTCGGCGACAACATCTGCCAAAAGACGTTCACCAATTTCCGCCGGCGGTTGATGGAACACGAAGAAGAGACTGGTCAGGATCTGTTACACGAGGTTTTCGAAGATCATCGCAACTATTTCCAAGAAGAGTTTGAGATCGATGCCAGTACGCAGCGGATGGATTCAACGTTTATCGAGGCGAACATCAAGCAACTCTCCCGTGTTGATCTCTTCGCCAAAGTTCTCCACAACTTCCTGTGCGATCTCCCTGAGGAGATCGTACAGGAGTTGCCCGCTGGTATCGACGAGTTCGCAGACACCGATAACTTGGAACTGTCCTACCAGCTTGAACCAGGCGAGATTCCAGCAACCATGGAAACACTCGCTGAGCATACCGCGTGGCTTGTTGATCGGTTCGAAGATGACGATGAATACGCCGAGTTGGAGAGCTTTGCTCATCTTCAGCAGGTTCTCGACGAACAGTGTTATCGCATTGCTGAACTCGAAGATGACGATGATGAGGACGATTCTGCTGACCAACGCCAGCCCGGTGACGACTCGTCACCGGACTGGCAACCACTCCGAACGTACACCTCTCCCGAAGAGAGTACCAACACTGAACAAAATGAAGAAAACACAGGCTCATCCGGAGAAAACGCCGATGACCAGTCCGATCACGTCGGGCTGAAAGAGCCCGACGAGATCGACAGTGGCACGATGCAAAACCCTCACGATGAGGACGCAACCTACCGCTCGAAGAACGGTGAGGACTATCACGGATACAAGGCGAATGTAGCGGAGACGTGCAATGGTGAGAATCCATTCCGACTCATCACTGCGGTTCGGGTCGATACCAACAACACGGACGACGGCGACCTCCTTGACGAGGACGTAACGACCCTCTCAACTGAGACTGGGTTACGTGACCTGCTCGTGGATGGCGGGTACACGCACAAGGAAGTAGAGAAGCGCTGCCGTGATCAGGAGATCACGCAGCACTTCTCTGGAATCGTCGGTCAACGGCCTGGAGCGGAAAAGATGTCGCTGGCTGCGCCGGAGTGGGACGGGACGAGAATGGTTGCGTGTCCTGCCGGACACGAACCATTCGACCAGAACCACTACGAAACCGGTCGTATTTCTGGAAAGATGGAGAAGGAGTTCTGTGACGAGTGTCCGCACAGAGAGAGCTGTTTCGTCAAGGAACAACAGAAACACTATAGCTACGGTTTCAGAGAACGGCGGGTAGAAATTGCGCAGCGACGCAAGCGGTTAGATGACCCGGCTGAACAGGAGTTTCTGAAGTTACGTGCCGGCGCTGAGTCGTTGATCAACGAGATGTATCACAAAGACGGGGAGAAAACGAAGTTCGCAGGAAAAATCAAGGTGAAAAACGGGTCAATAGCGAAAGCTATCGGGAGAAACCTGAAGCGAGCCTCCGGATTCTTGGAATCGGAGGCGAAGCAAGAGAAATCGGCGGGATAG
- a CDS encoding ATP-binding protein, whose protein sequence is MGQTIQADRSRLKQVIENLLKNAVEHGGDNVTVSFGDLENGFYVADDGSGIPEEDRERIFEAGYSTDSEGTGYGLQIVKEIATAHGWNVRVTESDVGGARFEITGVEFIGE, encoded by the coding sequence ATGGGACAAACGATTCAAGCAGACCGCAGTCGTCTCAAGCAAGTAATAGAGAACTTACTCAAGAACGCAGTTGAACACGGCGGCGACAACGTGACTGTATCATTTGGAGATCTAGAAAACGGCTTCTACGTGGCAGACGACGGATCGGGAATTCCTGAAGAGGATCGTGAACGCATATTCGAAGCGGGCTACTCGACAGACAGCGAGGGAACCGGTTACGGGTTGCAAATTGTCAAAGAAATTGCGACCGCCCACGGATGGAACGTTCGCGTAACCGAGAGCGATGTCGGCGGCGCTCGTTTCGAGATTACCGGTGTTGAGTTCATTGGTGAATAG
- a CDS encoding transposase encodes MSSATLQDDPSVESFFNAVETETLALFEHLSFEFLEGFDVFAPAETGRTRDLEPPEMMRGFLHCYYKNIYGIRPVARELNNTVVWLSCSFDRPPSRDAVDRFLTDLEHVVDRVFDHLVEQAALRGLLDLTYSIDSTDVRAMPADPDASKCYDPTDDEYYYGYGCTIVSTGQKIPIAAEFTESKQAPEETAMRVTRDALAVGKPMWMLGDSAYDTLDWHDHLLAAGVVPVAPYNPRNTDDPKDIEYRVEDRIEKHSNDVQLKQSTLDETYNRRSGVERTNESVKGCGLGRTHARGRVHARAQVFLALCLRLVVAITNYERGDNPGSTIITV; translated from the coding sequence ATGAGTTCAGCGACCCTGCAAGATGATCCTTCGGTAGAATCGTTCTTCAATGCCGTGGAAACGGAGACGTTGGCGTTGTTCGAGCACCTCTCCTTCGAGTTTCTTGAAGGGTTCGACGTGTTCGCCCCGGCGGAGACGGGGCGAACACGAGATCTTGAGCCGCCCGAGATGATGCGTGGCTTTCTCCATTGCTATTACAAGAACATCTACGGTATCCGTCCGGTTGCACGAGAACTGAACAACACCGTTGTCTGGCTCAGCTGTAGCTTCGATCGACCGCCGTCGAGAGACGCGGTCGATCGATTCCTCACTGATCTTGAGCACGTTGTTGACCGGGTCTTCGACCATCTCGTCGAGCAGGCCGCCTTGCGGGGCCTGCTCGACTTGACGTATTCTATCGATTCAACCGACGTGAGAGCGATGCCCGCCGATCCAGACGCATCGAAGTGCTATGATCCAACCGATGACGAGTACTACTACGGCTACGGCTGCACGATCGTCTCAACCGGGCAAAAGATCCCGATTGCAGCCGAGTTCACCGAGAGCAAACAAGCACCAGAAGAGACGGCGATGCGCGTCACGCGTGACGCGCTCGCCGTCGGGAAACCGATGTGGATGCTTGGAGACAGTGCCTACGACACGCTCGACTGGCACGACCACCTGCTGGCCGCAGGGGTCGTGCCAGTCGCTCCGTACAATCCACGAAACACCGACGACCCGAAAGATATCGAGTACAGGGTAGAAGACCGCATTGAAAAACACAGCAACGACGTTCAGCTGAAGCAATCAACGCTAGACGAGACGTACAACCGCCGGAGTGGCGTCGAACGAACCAACGAATCAGTCAAGGGCTGCGGCCTCGGGCGAACGCACGCCCGAGGCCGCGTCCATGCACGAGCGCAGGTGTTCCTCGCGTTGTGTCTGCGCCTCGTCGTCGCAATCACCAACTACGAACGCGGAGACAATCCGGGAAGCACAATCATCACGGTGTGA
- a CDS encoding helix-turn-helix domain-containing protein, whose product MGRLDDITLEELHELREQTEGEIPRERVLAAIGRKQGDEIDRLAERHDVVEKTIRNWLDRFDEEPIEQAPYDQSRPGRPSKLADNQREELFDHLQEPPTERGYDQQAWSTKLLLHHVREEYDVEYSKGHGRKLMGKAGLSCRTARPRNHEADTEKEAEFQQTVQKNDLN is encoded by the coding sequence ATGGGCCGGCTGGACGATATTACTCTGGAAGAACTCCACGAGTTACGTGAGCAAACGGAAGGAGAGATCCCGCGAGAACGTGTTCTCGCGGCGATCGGCCGGAAGCAGGGTGATGAAATCGACAGACTCGCCGAACGCCACGATGTTGTCGAGAAAACGATCCGCAATTGGCTCGATCGGTTCGACGAAGAACCGATCGAGCAGGCACCCTACGACCAGTCTCGACCTGGACGGCCCTCGAAACTTGCAGACAATCAGCGCGAGGAGTTGTTCGATCATCTGCAAGAGCCACCAACTGAGCGGGGCTACGATCAGCAAGCGTGGTCAACGAAGCTCCTGTTACACCACGTTAGAGAGGAGTATGATGTCGAATACAGCAAGGGTCATGGACGAAAGTTGATGGGGAAGGCCGGGCTGTCCTGCCGGACAGCACGGCCGCGCAATCACGAAGCTGACACAGAGAAAGAGGCCGAATTTCAACAGACAGTTCAAAAAAACGACCTGAACTGA